A genomic window from Daphnia magna isolate NIES linkage group LG9, ASM2063170v1.1, whole genome shotgun sequence includes:
- the LOC116930758 gene encoding uncharacterized protein LOC116930758 produces the protein MAQKTVNKGPRELWSEIETETFVDQFILNKDVIEGAFDSCVSREAKTAAWEIIAHVLRTSFAESKPRSVEELKKKWNNLKTVAKKDIGLYANSLKGTGGGPAFQLKPLYEKLHIHVFKKDNPCLPGEIISGSCDSETLDEEALKSLYDQVQHGDARLQDIDFEVTDEIREAHNSSPIPTTPFPLAICDGRSSGLPIAAVPVIPSKSAITSYSATPSGSATP, from the exons ATGGCTCAGAAAACTGTAAACAAGGGGCCAAGGGAACTGTGGTCTGAGATAGAAACCGAAACGTTTGTTGACCAATTCATCTTAAACAAG GATGTCATTGAAGGTGCTTTTGATAGTTGTGTCTCTAGGGAAGCTAAAACTGCTGCGTGGGAAATTATAGCACACGTTCTTAGAACATCCTTTGCTGAATCTAAACCGAGAAGTGTTgaagaactaaaaaagaaatggaataaTTTGAAAACGGTGGCAAAGAAAGATATTGGGTTATATGCCAACTCACTTAAGGGGACag GTGGTGGCCCAGCATTTCAGCTGAAGCCACTGTACGAGAAACTTCACATACATGTTTTTAAGAAAGACAACCCATGTCTGCCAGGAGAAATAATTTCC GGAAGCTGTGATTCTGAGACTCTTGACGAGGAAGCTTTAAAATCGCTGTACGACCAAGTTCAACACGGTGATGCAAGGCTACAAGATATTGATTTTGAAGTAACAGACGAAAT CCGGGAAGCACACAATTCGTCTCCTATACCAACGACACCGTTTCCTTTGGCCATATGCGATGGAAGGTCGTCAGGATTGCCAATTGCAGCCGTGCCAGTGATTCCATCAAAGTCTGCCATTACGTCATACTCAGCAACTCCGTCAGGTTCAGCTACTCCATGA